The segment TCAGTGCCAATTCAACTTGGCTGAATGGACGAGTGGGGCCTAGGACGCGAACGCTGCCGAGCATGCGCCGACGTGGACCGACAACCATCACGGTTTGTTCGGCGGCGTAGAAGCCGTCTTGATAGAGGTCTTTTTCGGGTTTGAGCACCGAACCGGCACCAAACAGAATCTCGACATGTTCGTCGGTCAAGTGACAGTGGCGCGCTGAAATGCTGACACGCAAATTTGGCTTGCCATCGATCCAGCCAGGCGGGTTCGCGGCGCCACGTGCCGCAACAGGCGTGGACGCAGGACCACCGGATTGGCGAATCGCGTTTCGGACTAGCTGCTCGATTACACTTCGATCGATCGTAGATGCAGTCATATTTTTGTATGAGCCTTTAAAAATTGCTCGCTTAGATTTTTGATTCCGAGGCGGAAGCCAAGACTAGTTTGACGTCCGCAAATTCAAGATGCTCTTTCCAACTGTTTTCAATGCCCTCGTCGGATACGACCGTGTCTACTTCCTGTAATCCGCACAACCGACTCAGGCTGACCTTTCCGAACTTGGTGCTGTCTGCGACCACAATCGTTTGATCGGCCGACTCTAGCATCGCCTTCTCGCTCTCGACCAACATCATGTTGCTGTTGAAGAAACCACGTTCGGTGATTCCTGCAACCGACAAAAACACTTTTCCAACATTGATGCTTCGCAGCATCGAATCGGCCATCGGCCCAATCGTGACCGCCGTTCGCCCCCGCACGCATCCGCCAATCATCACCAAATCAATGGAGTCGCTGGTCGATAACAAGTGGGCGACCGGCAGGCTGTTGGTGACGACCTGCAGAGGTCGATTCACCAAGTGACGTGCCAGCTCGTAGGTCGTACTTCCGCCGCCAAGCAAAATCGTGTCATGGTCTTCGATCATCGCCGCGGCCAATTCGCCAATCGCCACTTTGGCCGGCCACGAATCGTCGCGTCGGTT is part of the Rubripirellula reticaptiva genome and harbors:
- a CDS encoding DeoR/GlpR family DNA-binding transcription regulator, with the protein product MAGQLTSETRRERLREMVQARGFASLGELAAALEVSESTIRRDLEQLEKEGQARRTHGGAFWTGEPDTMQIFENRRDDSWPAKVAIGELAAAMIEDHDTILLGGGSTTYELARHLVNRPLQVVTNSLPVAHLLSTSDSIDLVMIGGCVRGRTAVTIGPMADSMLRSINVGKVFLSVAGITERGFFNSNMMLVESEKAMLESADQTIVVADSTKFGKVSLSRLCGLQEVDTVVSDEGIENSWKEHLEFADVKLVLASASESKI